The Candidatus Acidulodesulfobacterium acidiphilum region TTGAGAGGACACGATAAGATAAAATTCGCAATACAAATTTCGGATGAGATATTTATAAATCCGATTGTGATAGGTGAATTATTATCCGGATTCGTTATGGGGAAAAACGAGGAGCGGAACAGGGAAATTCTCAGGAAATTCTTAAAATCTTCAAGGGTAAATGTTGCCGCTATCGGCGAAGAAACCTCCGAAAGATATGCGGCTATAATAAATTACCTGCGCAAAAACGGTACGCCGATACCATCCAACGATATATGGATAGCCGCCTCGGCTATGGAATACGGGCTTAAAGTCATTACGACCGACAAACACTATCTTAATATCCCGCTAATTATAACAGAATTTTACGATTGATGGCCGTAAAACGCCATGCCTTTTCCCTGATTTCTTCTTTAGAAAATTTTATAGAAAATTTTTTAAAGGTATGCTAAATACCTTATGCCTTGCTCGGTTTCTTAATTCCGAACTTTTTTGCAGGAAGCTGATATATACAAAACCTATGTGAAAATCTCGCCATAAAAAAGACAAAAATGGGTAAAAAAATGATATTATTTGATTAAATATGAAAAGGGCTTGAAACAGGAGAACCTTATAAAATCAGTGGTGCCGAAGGGGGGAATCGAACCCCCATGGGATTGCTCCCGCCGGATTTTGAGTCCGGTGCGTCTACCAATTCCACCACTTCGGCTTATTGCGGCATACTGAAAATAATTTTGTATAGGCATTTAATATGCGATGTAGCGCATATTTTTTTATTATACTAAATTATTAGGACAATAACAAACTAAAAAACTACCCCAAAATAATATGAAAATATTTAATTTTTAAAGATTTATTTGATGCGCAATATTTGAATTTATTAATTAGTACCAACATAACTATCAAAATGGCAACTGATAAATAATGTAAATTAAATGTCTTAAATAAACAGATTAGTACTTTGATGCTTGGATTGGAATGGGATAATAACTTAACTTCGTATGCGGTTGATCCAAGCGCATATTTCCATTCAAACGCGTTTTATATGATAGGGATGTATAGTTTTGAAATAAATTAAAAAGCGGCATATTGCCAACTTTGTTGGCAATATGACAACCTTAATTAATAAACGGCGATGTATTAAGGCAAGGCTTAAAAATATACACAAAATACCACAAATTAAATATGGACTTCATTTAATCTTATCAATGGCATAATAATTGCATTATATTAATCTAAATACTAAATATTTATTTATAAAAATATATAAAAATATTTAAAATGGAGATGCAATCATGGCATTTAAGAAAGTTTCTTACGATATAGCGATAAAGTTCGCCGCCGTATATTTGTTTACGGTAATTATATTTGCCGTACCGTTTTTTATTTTTCCTCGTTATTTTTCTATAGAATCAGCATCCGTTTTAATTATGGCGGGCATAATAATATCCGCCGTTTTTATATATTATTTTTTGATTAAACCTCTTGAAAGGCT contains the following coding sequences:
- a CDS encoding type II toxin-antitoxin system VapC family toxin; protein product: MDNRKIMLDTSAYSSFLRGHDKIKFAIQISDEIFINPIVIGELLSGFVMGKNEERNREILRKFLKSSRVNVAAIGEETSERYAAIINYLRKNGTPIPSNDIWIAASAMEYGLKVITTDKHYLNIPLIITEFYD